A single region of the Candidatus Bathyarchaeota archaeon genome encodes:
- a CDS encoding phosphoribosylaminoimidazolesuccinocarboxamide synthase: MSFDVIMESNRPLPLFRRGKVRDLYDMGKFLLIVSTDRISAFDFVLPNGIPSKGWALNMLSVYWFEKTKNIFPNHFIEKVDDRSMKVLKAERIDVEWVARSYLYGSAWRAYAQGRRVISGVELPDGLQLAEELPEIILTPTTKSDTGHDIELSRGEALERGLVSEDEWRILEEATYRLYDFYRDEASRHGLIIPDFKIEYGRIDGDLIQIDEPPTHDSARLWSKKHYRTGKRQEAHSLDKEFLRDFLMRIGYTGEGPPPSLPPLLVEEVSKRCVGAYKVLTGQATVDELHLMSVEEVLAKLTRP; this comes from the coding sequence TTGAGTTTCGACGTTATTATGGAGTCTAACCGTCCTCTTCCACTGTTCAGAAGAGGAAAGGTCAGGGACTTATATGATATGGGTAAGTTTCTGCTGATAGTATCGACAGACCGAATCTCAGCCTTCGACTTCGTCCTCCCAAACGGCATCCCCAGTAAAGGATGGGCATTGAACATGCTCTCAGTCTACTGGTTCGAAAAGACCAAGAACATATTCCCAAACCATTTTATAGAAAAGGTTGATGATAGGAGTATGAAGGTTCTGAAGGCTGAGAGGATCGATGTTGAGTGGGTTGCAAGAAGCTACCTTTACGGTTCAGCTTGGAGGGCCTATGCTCAGGGGAGACGTGTGATAAGTGGGGTCGAGCTTCCTGACGGTTTACAGTTGGCTGAAGAGTTGCCTGAGATCATTCTAACACCAACAACGAAGAGCGATACTGGACATGACATTGAACTCTCAAGGGGAGAGGCTTTAGAGAGGGGCCTCGTCTCAGAAGATGAGTGGAGAATACTTGAGGAGGCTACTTATAGACTCTATGATTTTTATAGGGATGAGGCTTCGAGGCATGGATTGATAATTCCAGACTTCAAAATTGAATATGGTAGGATCGATGGGGATCTCATACAGATAGATGAGCCTCCAACCCATGATTCAGCCCGCCTCTGGTCTAAGAAACATTACCGAACAGGTAAGAGGCAGGAAGCCCACTCCCTAGACAAGGAGTTCCTAAGAGATTTCCTTATGAGGATAGGTTACACAGGTGAGGGACCGCCGCCGAGCCTCCCTCCACTTCTAGTTGAAGAAGTCTCGAAGAGATGTGTGGGGGCATATAAGGTTCTGACAGGCCAAGCCACCGTCGACGAACTCCACCTCATGAGTGTCGAGGAGGTCCTTGCGAAGTTGACTAGGCCCTGA
- a CDS encoding glycosyltransferase family 4 protein: MKVLIIHPHLSIKGGGERLTKILAVGLEKVGVEVYVLTSTFEGGFPEFSNLKTILFRQRGSGSIQGNLATIYLTVKDVIESISPNIVISMTEDTVTLGLSKAVRRSLKTLQYVHFPCEEEAAGLEETYLKYYRFPGWFNRLFLWSADRIVCNSKYTQGAVKRFWGRFATVVYPAIDYIFENGPENLGSNRENIILCAGRFTRLKRQDFLVKAFAKIKEQVKDARLILAGYRDERHEKFLESLLNLDMHDIEFHIDPTDEELLKLYREAKVYCHPRIGEHFGLTPIEAMSQGAPVVAYNSGGVKETILNGKTGYLVADDEEFIERTIQILRMGEGDWRLMQADCVERAREFRPERFISEFTSLMAG; this comes from the coding sequence ATGAAGGTTCTCATCATTCATCCACATCTCTCCATTAAAGGAGGTGGAGAGAGGTTGACCAAGATTCTGGCTGTAGGTCTTGAGAAGGTCGGGGTTGAAGTCTATGTTCTCACCTCAACCTTTGAAGGCGGATTTCCAGAATTCTCAAACCTTAAAACCATACTGTTCAGGCAAAGAGGCTCAGGCTCCATCCAAGGTAATTTGGCGACAATATACCTTACGGTAAAAGATGTTATAGAGAGTATCTCCCCTAACATCGTCATATCTATGACTGAGGATACGGTGACTCTGGGGTTGAGTAAAGCTGTCAGGAGAAGCCTGAAGACATTACAGTATGTGCACTTCCCCTGCGAGGAGGAGGCTGCAGGTTTGGAGGAGACCTACCTCAAATATTACAGGTTCCCAGGATGGTTCAACAGACTCTTCCTATGGTCAGCTGACAGAATAGTATGCAACTCCAAGTATACCCAGGGAGCGGTTAAGAGGTTTTGGGGAAGGTTTGCCACAGTGGTTTACCCTGCAATAGACTACATCTTCGAGAATGGGCCTGAAAATCTCGGCTCCAACCGCGAGAACATAATTCTATGTGCTGGAAGGTTCACTAGACTGAAGAGGCAAGACTTCCTAGTCAAGGCTTTTGCAAAGATAAAAGAGCAAGTAAAGGATGCGAGGCTGATACTGGCTGGGTATAGGGATGAGCGGCACGAAAAATTCTTGGAGTCTCTTCTTAACCTAGACATGCATGATATAGAGTTTCACATAGATCCTACCGATGAGGAGCTACTCAAACTGTACCGTGAAGCAAAAGTTTACTGCCACCCGAGGATAGGTGAACATTTCGGCTTGACCCCTATCGAAGCTATGAGTCAAGGCGCACCAGTAGTAGCCTACAATTCAGGTGGAGTGAAAGAGACCATACTCAACGGTAAGACAGGATACTTAGTGGCAGATGATGAAGAATTCATAGAGAGGACAATACAGATTTTGAGGATGGGTGAAGGAGACTGGAGGCTGATGCAGGCAGACTGCGTCGAAAGAGCCAGAGAGTTCAGGCCTGAACGTTTCATCAGTGAATTCACGTCTCTGATGGCAGGATGA
- a CDS encoding threonylcarbamoyl-AMP synthase, translating into MTEICEVEPQNPSIEIIRRAARIIRMGGLVAFPTETVYGLGADAMNATAVRKIFAVKERPPDNPLIVHVADEDSIKKLAAHIPDEAKILIERFFPGPLTIVLEKKPVVPDVTTANLPTVALRMPNNKVALSLIEESGTPIAAPSANKAGRPSPTKAQHVLEDLKGEVDLILDGGPTTFGLESTVVDLTVNPPQLLRPGAVTIEMLNDAIGQVQVHPSVKLRISSEEFEAKSPGMKYRHYAPRAELIVVTGRDEDVAKKIGEMINMFRSKGLRVGVASTTGMEYSADYVEKLGRSKLEIASRLYDGLRRFDEAEVDIIIAEGVDECGLGLAIMNRLRKASDYRVVRA; encoded by the coding sequence ATGACTGAAATATGCGAGGTTGAACCCCAGAATCCCAGCATTGAGATTATCAGGAGGGCCGCCAGAATCATCAGGATGGGCGGTCTCGTAGCTTTCCCAACCGAGACAGTTTATGGATTGGGAGCAGACGCCATGAACGCGACGGCTGTGAGGAAGATATTCGCTGTTAAGGAGAGGCCCCCAGACAATCCATTGATAGTCCATGTGGCTGACGAAGACTCGATCAAGAAGCTGGCAGCCCATATTCCAGATGAGGCGAAGATCCTTATTGAGAGATTCTTTCCAGGCCCCCTCACGATTGTTCTGGAGAAGAAGCCAGTTGTCCCAGACGTCACAACAGCAAACCTTCCGACGGTCGCTTTAAGAATGCCCAACAATAAGGTCGCCTTATCCTTGATTGAAGAGTCCGGAACCCCCATCGCGGCTCCATCTGCAAATAAGGCTGGTCGGCCAAGCCCAACCAAGGCTCAACATGTACTTGAAGACTTGAAAGGCGAAGTTGATCTGATCTTAGACGGTGGCCCGACAACCTTCGGACTCGAATCCACCGTCGTCGACTTGACCGTAAATCCCCCCCAACTACTCAGGCCTGGCGCTGTAACCATTGAAATGTTGAATGACGCTATCGGCCAAGTTCAGGTCCACCCATCAGTTAAACTGAGAATTTCAAGCGAAGAGTTTGAAGCGAAGTCTCCAGGGATGAAGTATAGACATTATGCTCCGAGAGCGGAGTTGATAGTGGTTACCGGTAGGGATGAGGATGTTGCAAAGAAGATTGGGGAGATGATAAATATGTTCAGGTCTAAGGGCTTGAGGGTGGGCGTAGCATCTACAACAGGTATGGAATATTCTGCTGACTATGTTGAGAAGTTAGGTAGATCTAAACTTGAGATAGCGAGTCGCCTATACGATGGTTTGAGAAGATTCGATGAGGCTGAGGTCGACATCATAATCGCTGAGGGTGTTGATGAGTGCGGTCTAGGGTTGGCCATAATGAACAGGTTAAGGAAAGCATCAGACTATAGGGTCGTCAGGGCCTAG
- the apgM gene encoding 2,3-bisphosphoglycerate-independent phosphoglycerate mutase, which yields MRLLYIVIDGMGDLPIPELAGKTPLEAAETPNLDRLAEKGKLGLMYTVREGVAPESDVAVISILGYDPFTYYTGRGPLEAVGSNINFEDGDLALRCNFATADMNNKIIDRRVGRNLTTGEAEELSRTINSEVKLESVPSSFEFKSTIGHRAVLVIRKKGKGRLSGNITNTDPAYTRVGSLGSAEPEPETNLKMSKPMDETYEAKISAELLNEFTKKTRILLEDHPINLKRQSEGKLKANVILSRDAGSELPKLFNINRRYNLKFASIVEMPVERGVSMLAGMSMIEIPPTGDLKHDSRIKAEKILQNIDHYDIFYIHLKGPDEPAHDGDYVSKKRTIEIIDSYFLGGILPNLSLQDTVICVTADHSTPCKLRRHTSDPVPLLVSGGRIKPDGLVKFSERECARGSLKIISEGSKLMPMLVSMLNLENS from the coding sequence ATGAGGCTTCTATACATTGTTATAGATGGGATGGGTGACCTCCCAATTCCTGAGTTAGCGGGCAAGACACCGCTCGAGGCTGCTGAGACACCGAACCTCGACAGACTTGCTGAGAAAGGAAAACTTGGATTGATGTACACTGTCAGGGAGGGTGTAGCCCCTGAGAGTGATGTTGCTGTTATCTCCATCCTAGGCTACGATCCCTTCACCTACTACACTGGAAGAGGCCCCCTCGAAGCTGTTGGCTCAAACATAAATTTTGAAGATGGAGACCTAGCACTCAGATGTAACTTTGCAACAGCAGATATGAATAATAAGATAATAGACCGGCGGGTTGGGAGAAACCTGACAACAGGCGAGGCTGAGGAGCTGAGCAGAACCATAAATTCAGAGGTTAAACTTGAGAGTGTACCTTCAAGTTTCGAGTTTAAAAGCACCATAGGCCACCGAGCTGTCCTCGTAATAAGAAAGAAGGGAAAAGGTCGACTATCAGGCAACATCACAAATACGGATCCAGCCTACACCAGGGTGGGGAGTCTAGGTTCAGCCGAACCTGAACCTGAGACGAATCTGAAGATGTCTAAACCAATGGATGAAACATATGAGGCCAAGATCTCAGCTGAGTTGTTGAATGAATTCACAAAGAAGACCCGAATCCTTCTGGAGGATCACCCGATAAACCTGAAAAGGCAATCTGAAGGAAAACTGAAGGCAAACGTGATCCTCAGCAGAGATGCTGGAAGCGAGCTGCCTAAACTCTTCAACATAAACAGAAGGTACAACCTAAAATTCGCCTCCATAGTTGAGATGCCTGTTGAGAGAGGCGTCTCAATGTTGGCTGGAATGTCGATGATAGAGATCCCTCCGACAGGAGATCTCAAACATGACAGCAGAATAAAAGCTGAGAAGATACTCCAAAACATCGATCATTACGACATCTTCTACATACATCTGAAAGGCCCAGATGAACCCGCCCATGACGGGGACTATGTATCAAAGAAGAGGACGATAGAGATTATTGACTCATACTTCTTAGGCGGAATATTGCCGAACCTGAGCCTCCAAGACACCGTGATATGCGTTACCGCCGACCACTCAACACCATGCAAGCTCAGACGGCACACATCGGATCCTGTACCTCTACTGGTCTCTGGAGGAAGAATTAAGCCAGATGGCCTAGTAAAATTCAGCGAGAGAGAGTGCGCTAGGGGAAGTTTAAAAATCATATCTGAAGGCTCGAAACTGATGCCTATGCTAGTATCGATGCTCAACTTGGAAAATTCTTAA
- a CDS encoding Lrp/AsnC family transcriptional regulator has translation MVNLTKLDKKLLLELLQDCSRPVSAIASRIGATRQTVSKRIRRLVESGIIRGFSARLDPEVLGLGLRALILIKEDPKSDFRSKNEEKMKALRQISGFYYIFGRYDVVLEVFVEDNKELKSIVKEIHELEGVRETETMIVHSIIKDNREDPLIRILQE, from the coding sequence ATGGTGAATCTAACTAAACTAGATAAGAAACTTCTTTTAGAGTTGTTGCAAGACTGCAGTAGACCAGTATCAGCCATAGCGTCAAGGATAGGTGCGACGAGACAGACAGTCTCCAAGAGGATAAGGCGTCTAGTGGAGTCAGGGATCATTCGTGGATTCTCAGCTAGACTAGACCCTGAAGTCTTGGGTTTAGGGTTGAGAGCCCTCATCCTCATAAAGGAGGATCCGAAGAGTGACTTCAGGTCGAAGAATGAGGAGAAGATGAAGGCCCTCCGTCAAATCTCAGGGTTCTACTATATTTTTGGAAGGTATGACGTCGTACTTGAAGTGTTCGTTGAGGATAACAAGGAGTTGAAAAGCATCGTCAAGGAGATTCATGAGCTCGAGGGTGTCAGAGAGACTGAGACGATGATAGTCCACAGCATCATCAAAGACAATCGTGAAGACCCCCTCATCAGGATCCTGCAGGAGTGA
- a CDS encoding heavy metal translocating P-type ATPase yields the protein MYVDEKTSRLRADVHGRTYYFCSESCLRTFLKPEVELRNLKILVAFSLSLAVPTLIFTYFPVLPYLPSSLWLFILATPVQFIAGSRYYMGAWEAIKSRNANMDTLIAVGTSAAWIYSTIATFHPSILPSSELYYDTSAVIIALILLGRFFEDLAKGKASEAVRRLMDLQPRIARVVRGGKEFEVPVEKVEVGDVVIVKPGERIPVDGQVIEGYSSVDEKMITGEGLPVEKQVGDKVVGGTMNKSGLLKIEAMKVGADTVLSQIVRLVEEAQVAKAPIQRLADMVSSYFVPAVITVAVVSSILWIMLGQEFTFALKVFISVLIIACPCALGIATPTAIMVGTGKGAESGILIKGGEYLEKARKLDTVVFDKTGTLTVGEPSVTDIVAIPPYSQETVLRYAASAELGSEHPLGEAIIRKAREADLVIDEPQSFKAAPGKGVEATCNGRRILLGSRQFMDENGILTDKIDEVARNLQVEGKTVMLTAVDGELIGAIAVADTLKANSKAAVEQLKRMGLEVIMLTGDNERTAKAIARQVGIEDVIAEVLPQDKAEIIKKLQEQGKTVAMVGDGINDAPALAQADVGIAIGGGTDIALETGGIVLVKDDLRDVVAAIQLSRRTVGKIKQNLFWAFFYNTAFIPVAAGLLYPTFKILLNPMFAAAAMAFSSVTVVANSLLLRRFEPKIQGLKDEASIHCYRWDG from the coding sequence ATGTATGTCGATGAGAAGACCAGCAGACTGAGAGCTGATGTTCATGGGAGAACCTACTACTTCTGCAGTGAGAGTTGCCTGAGAACATTCCTTAAACCTGAGGTTGAACTTAGAAACCTGAAGATCCTAGTAGCCTTCAGTTTAAGTCTAGCCGTCCCGACACTGATATTCACCTACTTCCCAGTACTCCCATACCTTCCAAGCAGCCTCTGGCTATTCATTCTGGCAACACCTGTACAGTTCATAGCTGGGTCAAGATACTATATGGGCGCATGGGAAGCCATCAAGAGTAGAAACGCGAATATGGACACCCTGATAGCTGTCGGAACCTCAGCCGCATGGATATACAGTACAATAGCAACGTTCCACCCTTCAATCTTACCATCCAGCGAACTCTACTACGACACCTCAGCAGTGATAATAGCCCTAATACTCTTGGGGAGATTCTTCGAGGACCTGGCCAAAGGCAAGGCTTCAGAAGCCGTCAGGAGACTCATGGACCTACAACCTAGAATCGCCAGGGTTGTGAGGGGAGGAAAAGAGTTTGAGGTTCCAGTTGAGAAGGTTGAGGTTGGAGATGTGGTCATCGTCAAGCCAGGTGAGAGGATACCTGTAGATGGGCAAGTTATTGAAGGCTACTCCTCTGTAGATGAGAAGATGATAACGGGTGAAGGCCTCCCCGTCGAGAAGCAGGTTGGAGACAAAGTTGTAGGAGGCACAATGAACAAGTCGGGCCTCCTCAAAATAGAAGCTATGAAAGTGGGAGCTGACACTGTTCTATCTCAAATAGTGAGGCTTGTAGAGGAAGCCCAAGTCGCTAAGGCGCCTATACAGAGGCTCGCAGACATGGTATCCTCATACTTCGTACCAGCAGTGATAACTGTAGCTGTGGTCTCCTCCATACTTTGGATCATGCTGGGTCAAGAATTCACATTCGCATTGAAGGTCTTCATATCTGTCTTAATAATCGCATGTCCATGCGCCCTAGGCATAGCGACGCCCACAGCGATAATGGTTGGAACCGGTAAGGGAGCTGAAAGCGGCATACTGATAAAGGGAGGAGAATATTTGGAGAAGGCCCGTAAACTGGATACCGTAGTATTTGACAAGACAGGAACCTTAACCGTAGGGGAGCCTTCCGTGACAGATATAGTGGCTATCCCACCGTACAGTCAAGAAACAGTTCTGAGGTATGCCGCCTCAGCTGAGTTGGGCTCCGAACATCCTTTAGGGGAGGCCATAATTAGAAAAGCTAGGGAGGCTGATCTGGTGATTGATGAACCCCAGTCATTTAAAGCTGCCCCAGGAAAAGGCGTCGAAGCCACATGTAACGGTAGGAGGATACTATTAGGGAGCCGCCAATTTATGGATGAGAACGGAATATTGACAGATAAAATTGATGAGGTTGCTAGGAATCTCCAGGTTGAAGGTAAGACAGTCATGTTAACAGCAGTCGATGGAGAGCTTATCGGAGCCATAGCTGTAGCTGACACCTTGAAGGCAAACTCGAAGGCTGCTGTTGAGCAACTCAAGAGGATGGGTCTTGAAGTGATTATGCTCACAGGCGACAACGAGAGGACTGCGAAAGCCATTGCGAGACAGGTTGGAATAGAAGATGTTATAGCTGAAGTACTGCCGCAGGACAAGGCTGAGATTATCAAGAAACTTCAAGAGCAAGGCAAGACCGTTGCAATGGTCGGCGATGGAATAAATGATGCACCCGCACTTGCCCAGGCCGATGTTGGAATAGCCATCGGAGGCGGGACAGACATAGCCTTAGAAACAGGAGGCATAGTCCTGGTCAAGGACGACCTAAGAGACGTTGTAGCAGCCATCCAGCTGAGTAGAAGAACTGTTGGAAAGATTAAGCAAAATCTTTTCTGGGCCTTCTTTTACAATACCGCATTCATACCGGTAGCTGCAGGCCTTTTATACCCAACCTTCAAAATACTGCTTAACCCAATGTTCGCCGCAGCAGCTATGGCCTTCAGCTCAGTGACAGTTGTTGCAAACTCCTTACTATTGAGAAGATTCGAACCGAAAATCCAGGGATTAAAAGATGAGGCTTCTATACATTGTTATAGATGGGATGGGTGA
- a CDS encoding ABC transporter ATP-binding protein: MSVHEREFVGVVGPSGCGKSTLLRLIIGLTEPTDGEVYYRGRRVQGVCEGMAMVFQTFALFPWLTVAENVELGIHGKKYSKDERRMRVLKILELMGLHGFEDAYPRELSGGMKQRVGLARALISDPEVLLMDEPFSSLDPLTATHLREEVLDLWLDPKVAPEAVIMVTHNVEEAVYMADRVIVLTSRPGRIARDIQLNMPRPRDPRSNEIYRLVDEITGIIA; the protein is encoded by the coding sequence ATGTCAGTCCATGAGCGTGAGTTTGTAGGTGTCGTCGGCCCTTCAGGGTGTGGTAAGTCAACCTTGCTCCGACTGATCATAGGGTTGACTGAACCTACAGACGGCGAAGTCTACTATAGAGGCAGAAGGGTTCAAGGCGTATGTGAAGGTATGGCTATGGTCTTTCAGACATTCGCCCTATTCCCGTGGCTCACAGTCGCTGAGAATGTGGAGCTCGGTATCCATGGGAAAAAGTATTCTAAGGATGAGAGGAGGATGAGAGTTCTTAAGATTCTTGAACTTATGGGTTTGCATGGGTTCGAGGATGCTTATCCGAGGGAGCTGTCTGGCGGGATGAAGCAGAGGGTGGGTCTAGCAAGGGCTTTGATATCCGACCCTGAAGTTCTTCTGATGGATGAGCCGTTCTCCTCTCTGGACCCTCTTACGGCGACGCATCTGAGGGAGGAGGTTCTGGATCTTTGGCTCGACCCCAAGGTTGCGCCTGAAGCCGTCATAATGGTCACACATAACGTGGAGGAGGCTGTCTACATGGCTGATAGAGTCATCGTATTGACTTCAAGGCCTGGAAGGATTGCACGTGACATTCAACTCAACATGCCCAGGCCCAGAGATCCTAGAAGCAACGAGATATATAGGTTAGTTGATGAAATAACAGGTATAATTGCCTAA
- a CDS encoding phosphoglycerate kinase: MKLSLTDRPDEFYRGKNVLVRVDFNVPIRDGNVEDDYRIRSSIPTIEYLSSRGAKVILASHLGRPSGRRDLKASLKPVFDRLKDLMLGRNIRWVDECVGPEVEAAIKNLRPGEILLLENLRFHPGEEENDEEFSRSLSSIAEIYVNEAFSASHRKHSSTYGAPTMMEHRLAGLQLKKELEYLTKIRDEPDEPFILIVGGLKIYDKIDALKRLINKAEKVLIGGCIAYTFLASKGVSTGDSLVERDFLDWAGKISSQEKIVLPEDHLATSTVKDLKDVKVVRGSIPAGMSGFDIGPSTLQTFTSIVSSASGTVFWNGPMGVFEVREFAGGTLGLAYSIALAYFRGASTVIGGGDTVSAFLKTGLRETEVSHLSTGGGASLEYIGGKNLPGIDILNDRF, translated from the coding sequence ATGAAACTGTCTTTGACGGATCGGCCAGACGAATTCTATAGAGGTAAGAATGTTCTGGTCAGGGTTGACTTCAACGTCCCAATCAGAGACGGAAATGTAGAGGATGATTACAGGATAAGAAGCTCGATACCAACAATCGAATACCTCTCATCCAGAGGTGCCAAGGTAATCTTGGCTTCACATCTCGGTAGACCTAGTGGGAGACGTGACTTGAAAGCCTCTCTTAAACCTGTCTTTGATAGACTCAAAGATTTGATGCTTGGGAGAAACATAAGATGGGTTGACGAATGTGTGGGTCCGGAGGTTGAGGCGGCGATAAAGAATTTGAGACCTGGAGAGATTCTTCTACTCGAGAATCTACGTTTCCATCCTGGCGAGGAGGAGAATGATGAAGAATTCTCAAGGTCCCTCTCGTCCATTGCAGAGATATATGTAAATGAGGCTTTCAGTGCATCTCATAGGAAACACTCCTCAACATACGGTGCGCCGACTATGATGGAACATAGGCTTGCAGGCCTCCAGCTGAAGAAGGAGCTTGAGTATCTGACGAAGATAAGGGATGAACCTGATGAACCCTTCATTCTGATTGTTGGAGGCCTCAAGATCTATGACAAGATAGATGCTTTGAAGAGGCTCATAAATAAAGCCGAAAAAGTTTTGATTGGAGGCTGCATCGCATATACTTTCCTCGCATCAAAAGGAGTTTCTACAGGCGACTCTTTGGTTGAGAGAGATTTTCTAGATTGGGCGGGAAAGATCTCGAGCCAAGAGAAGATAGTTCTACCAGAAGACCATTTGGCCACATCAACGGTCAAAGATCTGAAAGATGTAAAGGTTGTTCGTGGAAGCATTCCAGCTGGCATGAGTGGATTCGACATAGGCCCCTCAACATTGCAGACATTCACCTCAATCGTATCATCAGCCTCTGGAACAGTATTCTGGAATGGCCCAATGGGCGTCTTCGAAGTCAGAGAATTCGCTGGAGGAACCTTGGGTCTAGCATACTCAATTGCCCTAGCATACTTTAGAGGAGCATCGACTGTGATAGGGGGCGGCGATACAGTATCAGCCTTCCTGAAGACTGGATTAAGGGAGACTGAGGTTAGCCACCTATCTACAGGCGGGGGTGCGTCCCTAGAATATATTGGAGGGAAGAATCTGCCTGGAATCGATATACTGAACGATAGATTTTGA
- a CDS encoding glycosyltransferase: protein MKICYISTYHPQHCGIADYTGNLCQALLEGTEDTSITVAAEYGSSPFKTERFTCIPCFRRGEGYAENILRVIYKVKPDIVHIQHDYSIYGLNGEFLNFLERLKFRKVVTMHEVHTPETPEKISYGLENLSVNHKRLANLSDMLIVHSRWMGLWLRNYGIDDGKITVIPHGTPNIPVGEPSIAKRSLGFSEFDKIILSFGFIRYFKNDQLLIRAFKDVTDHISNVKLVLAGGLHPYSSRMDIEEVSRRRVLIESLGLNEHVKLIEKYVPPEDVPTLLTSADVFVFLHDKPFMEVSGALHSAIGACKPIVATSVPRFVEVEEVSPQTLIKPSDREGLVKILIKILTDEEFADNCKRRVARYAALTSWSRVAMQHYSLYKQLSNI from the coding sequence TTGAAGATATGTTACATATCAACATATCACCCCCAACATTGCGGAATAGCAGACTATACAGGTAATTTATGCCAAGCACTTCTTGAAGGAACCGAGGACACCAGTATAACGGTGGCTGCCGAGTATGGATCCTCACCATTCAAAACTGAGAGGTTCACCTGCATCCCATGTTTCAGAAGGGGTGAGGGTTACGCGGAGAATATATTGAGAGTTATCTACAAGGTCAAGCCTGACATCGTCCATATCCAGCACGACTACAGTATATATGGGTTGAATGGGGAGTTTCTTAACTTTCTTGAGAGGCTGAAATTCAGGAAGGTGGTGACTATGCATGAGGTGCATACCCCAGAGACCCCTGAAAAGATCAGTTACGGGCTTGAGAACTTATCTGTAAATCATAAGAGACTCGCCAACCTATCAGACATGTTGATTGTACACTCAAGGTGGATGGGCCTCTGGCTGCGTAACTACGGTATCGATGATGGGAAGATCACCGTAATACCTCACGGAACCCCCAATATACCTGTTGGGGAACCATCTATAGCGAAGAGATCCCTAGGATTCTCCGAATTCGACAAGATAATACTATCATTCGGATTCATAAGGTATTTCAAGAACGATCAGCTTCTGATAAGGGCTTTCAAAGATGTTACAGACCACATTTCAAATGTCAAGCTGGTATTGGCCGGTGGCTTACATCCATACTCTTCGAGGATGGATATTGAGGAGGTTTCTAGGAGGCGGGTTCTGATCGAAAGTTTAGGGTTGAATGAACATGTGAAGCTGATTGAAAAATATGTGCCTCCAGAGGATGTTCCAACTCTATTAACCAGTGCAGATGTCTTCGTGTTTCTACATGATAAACCCTTCATGGAGGTCAGTGGAGCCTTACACTCAGCCATCGGAGCCTGTAAGCCCATAGTTGCAACAAGTGTTCCAAGATTCGTGGAGGTTGAGGAGGTCTCTCCTCAGACGCTGATCAAGCCAAGTGACAGGGAGGGTTTAGTGAAGATTCTCATAAAGATACTCACTGATGAAGAGTTTGCAGATAATTGTAAGAGACGCGTGGCAAGATACGCTGCCCTAACCTCATGGAGCAGAGTCGCTATGCAACACTACAGCCTATACAAACAGTTGTCCAACATTTGA
- a CDS encoding AAA-associated domain-containing protein — translation MLTLPRVHVGQMIGLLEVLEDFKGRVDVAKVADDLILELDDLLPAVEAAELLGFLKVESGDLILTEEGRQFLAKGASSRKKFLNEHVMKLSAFKAIVDFLKSHKNHEVTREELLEFLRKEMSDEDAESAIPWIVEWGRYSLILHYDSNNGKLRVLRTPK, via the coding sequence TTGCTCACATTACCGAGGGTCCATGTTGGGCAGATGATCGGCCTCCTAGAAGTCTTGGAAGACTTCAAGGGGAGGGTCGACGTAGCAAAGGTCGCTGACGACCTCATACTTGAGCTCGACGACCTACTTCCAGCAGTGGAAGCTGCTGAGCTCCTGGGATTCTTGAAGGTTGAGTCTGGAGACCTCATCCTAACCGAGGAGGGGCGGCAGTTTCTTGCTAAAGGTGCAAGTAGTAGGAAGAAGTTTCTGAATGAACATGTGATGAAACTATCGGCTTTCAAGGCGATTGTAGATTTCCTTAAGAGTCATAAGAACCATGAAGTTACGAGGGAGGAGTTGCTTGAATTCCTCAGGAAGGAGATGTCAGATGAAGACGCTGAATCAGCCATCCCATGGATTGTTGAGTGGGGCCGATACTCACTGATTCTACATTATGACAGCAACAATGGTAAATTGAGGGTTTTAAGGACGCCCAAGTAG